The Thermoanaerobaculia bacterium genome includes a window with the following:
- a CDS encoding protein kinase, giving the protein HPHICALYDVGNAGGVEYLVMELLEGQILSDRLSRGPLPREQVLEYGKQIAEALDAAHRRSLVHRDLKPGNVMITRSGVKLLDFGLAKTIGTRTDEADVTSLPTEADRPLTERGTILGTFQYMAPEQLEGKPADARTDIFALGCVLYEMATGKKAFSGASRASLISSIMSSEPAPISSVQPMTPPALDRIVRTCLAKDPDDRWQSAHDVKSELAWIAEAGSQAGAPAVVASRRRSRERTAWLVAGAAVLAAAAGWYRVASAPKETRRPVRLALVRPPNAAFDFPSSLTASPDGSRIAFVGHRKDDRQSLWVRSIGALEPRELPGTDGARMPFWSPDGRFVGFFADGKLKKIDASGGPPETLADAPAPSGGSWGSRDTIVFVPHDFDGLFRVSSHGGPVERITSITPAEEAHRWPVVLPDGDHIVFLVDANQTDGHWMALTSLSSRKITHLAHAISTIAFAPPDRVLYVKSGSLVTQRIDLAGAKIAGDPEPVGENVLQIGDNHRFDFSVSASGLLLYQSADPTSQFFWLDRSGRRLQSVGAPGRYGAFGISPDGTRAAYEKLDADGRNENVWTLDLARGIASRVTSGTAADFSPVWMPDGRTIVFSSLRSGVNGDIYSTSSSGGVEDRKIFPGGAAGASASTVSPDGKILVYGTRAAGTRDDLWALPLGGGKPTPLRTTRFAETAAQFSRDGKWLAFVADDTGRDEVYVRSAADPSVQIQVSTNGGERPRWRRDGKEIYFLSGPSVMAAALSGGPDLRADPPRPLFTLSGTFGDYDVSPDGQRFLVTVPPHESVEPVAVAVLDWTEGLRKP; this is encoded by the coding sequence CCACCCGCACATCTGCGCGCTCTACGACGTCGGCAACGCCGGCGGCGTCGAGTATCTCGTGATGGAGCTGCTCGAAGGGCAGATCCTCTCCGACCGGCTCTCCCGCGGCCCGCTCCCGAGGGAGCAGGTCCTCGAGTACGGCAAGCAGATCGCCGAGGCCCTGGACGCGGCGCACCGGCGCTCGCTCGTCCACCGGGACTTGAAGCCCGGAAACGTCATGATCACGCGCTCCGGAGTGAAGCTCCTCGACTTCGGACTCGCGAAGACGATCGGGACGCGAACCGACGAGGCGGACGTCACGTCGCTGCCGACGGAGGCGGATCGCCCGCTGACCGAACGGGGCACGATCCTCGGCACCTTCCAGTACATGGCGCCGGAGCAGCTCGAGGGGAAGCCGGCGGATGCCCGGACCGACATCTTCGCGCTCGGCTGCGTGCTCTACGAGATGGCGACCGGGAAGAAAGCGTTCTCCGGAGCGAGCCGCGCGTCGCTCATCTCCTCGATCATGTCGAGCGAGCCCGCGCCGATCTCCTCCGTCCAGCCGATGACGCCTCCCGCGCTCGACCGGATCGTGCGGACCTGTCTCGCCAAGGACCCCGACGACCGCTGGCAGTCGGCCCATGACGTCAAGAGCGAGCTCGCCTGGATCGCCGAGGCCGGGTCGCAGGCGGGAGCGCCGGCCGTCGTCGCCTCGCGGCGGCGGAGCCGCGAGAGAACGGCGTGGCTCGTCGCGGGGGCCGCGGTCCTCGCCGCGGCGGCCGGGTGGTATCGGGTCGCTTCCGCGCCCAAGGAAACGCGGCGCCCGGTCCGGCTCGCTCTCGTCCGGCCGCCGAATGCCGCGTTCGACTTCCCCTCGTCGCTCACCGCTTCTCCGGACGGCAGCCGGATCGCGTTCGTCGGACACCGGAAGGACGACCGGCAGAGTCTGTGGGTGCGCTCGATCGGAGCCCTCGAGCCGCGCGAGCTGCCGGGGACCGACGGGGCGCGGATGCCCTTCTGGTCGCCGGACGGACGCTTCGTCGGGTTCTTCGCCGACGGGAAGCTCAAGAAGATCGACGCTTCGGGGGGGCCGCCGGAGACGCTGGCCGACGCGCCGGCCCCCTCCGGGGGCTCGTGGGGAAGCCGGGACACGATCGTGTTCGTGCCTCACGACTTCGACGGCCTCTTTCGCGTGTCGTCGCACGGCGGCCCGGTCGAACGAATCACCTCCATCACTCCCGCGGAGGAGGCCCACCGCTGGCCCGTCGTGCTTCCCGACGGGGATCACATCGTCTTTCTCGTCGACGCGAACCAGACGGATGGTCACTGGATGGCCCTGACGTCGCTCTCCTCCCGGAAGATCACGCATCTGGCGCACGCGATCTCGACGATCGCCTTCGCCCCTCCCGATCGCGTCCTGTACGTGAAGTCCGGCTCTCTCGTCACGCAGCGGATCGATCTCGCGGGCGCGAAGATCGCGGGCGATCCGGAACCGGTCGGCGAGAACGTTCTCCAGATCGGCGACAACCATCGTTTCGACTTCAGCGTCTCGGCGAGCGGACTCCTCCTCTACCAGAGCGCGGATCCGACCTCCCAGTTCTTCTGGCTCGACCGGTCGGGGCGGCGGCTCCAGAGCGTCGGCGCGCCCGGACGCTACGGGGCTTTCGGGATCTCCCCCGACGGGACCCGCGCGGCGTACGAGAAGCTCGACGCGGACGGCCGCAACGAGAACGTCTGGACGCTCGACCTCGCCCGCGGGATCGCGAGCCGCGTGACGTCGGGGACGGCGGCGGACTTCAGTCCCGTCTGGATGCCCGACGGCCGCACGATCGTCTTCAGCTCGCTTCGCAGCGGCGTCAACGGCGACATCTATTCCACGTCCTCGTCCGGCGGCGTCGAAGACCGGAAGATCTTCCCGGGCGGGGCCGCCGGAGCTTCGGCATCGACGGTCTCTCCGGACGGAAAGATCCTGGTATACGGCACGCGCGCGGCGGGCACCCGCGACGACCTCTGGGCGCTCCCTCTCGGCGGCGGAAAGCCGACTCCGCTCCGGACGACGCGCTTCGCCGAAACCGCCGCGCAGTTCTCCCGCGACGGGAAATGGCTCGCGTTCGTCGCGGACGACACGGGCCGCGACGAGGTCTACGTCCGCTCGGCGGCCGATCCTTCCGTCCAGATCCAGGTCTCGACCAACGGAGGCGAGAGGCCGCGCTGGCGGCGCGACGGAAAAGAGATCTATTTCCTGAGCGGACCCTCCGTGATGGCGGCGGCGCTGTCGGGCGGACCCGATCTCCGCGCCGACCCGCCGCGCCCGCTGTTCACCCTCTCCGGCACGTTCGGCGATTACGATGTGTCGCCCGATGGCCAGCGTTTTCTCGTGACCGTTCCCCCCCACGAATCCGTGGAGCCGGTGGCGGTCGCCGTGCTCGACTGGACGGAAGGATTGAGGAAGCCATGA